In one window of Cytophagaceae bacterium ABcell3 DNA:
- a CDS encoding DUF1622 domain-containing protein has protein sequence MSEIIKYIEVVAIGVEVIGVTVIATGTIYVFSKFAISFRKDKHLAYYQLRHNLGKVILLGLEVLVAADIIATVVTEPTMERVLTLGLIVLIRTFLSFSLEIELEGKLPWKQGKSNDKDLG, from the coding sequence ATGAGCGAAATAATCAAGTATATTGAAGTAGTAGCTATAGGAGTGGAGGTAATAGGCGTCACGGTTATAGCGACAGGAACAATTTATGTTTTTAGTAAATTTGCTATTTCTTTTCGCAAAGACAAACATTTAGCCTATTATCAACTAAGGCATAATTTAGGGAAAGTAATCCTGTTAGGGCTAGAGGTTTTAGTGGCGGCTGACATAATCGCTACAGTGGTGACAGAGCCCACCATGGAGCGGGTCTTAACACTAGGGCTGATTGTACTGATTCGGACGTTTTTGAGCTTTTCATTAGAGATAGAGCTTGAAGGAAAACTGCCATGGAAGCAAGGAAAGTCCAACGATAAGGATTTAGGATAA
- a CDS encoding STAS/SEC14 domain-containing protein, with protein MVEKLDIEKDNTIAFKVDGKVALKDAQEVMDTIQTQLKTSDHFKGYVEVYNFEGIEPKALWERLKFGISNFSELTNKVDKIALVTDQKWFQSLSEIIYKVIPGIELKSFSLEDAGKAKSWLNET; from the coding sequence ATGGTAGAAAAACTAGATATCGAAAAAGATAATACTATTGCATTTAAGGTCGATGGAAAGGTGGCCTTAAAAGATGCACAAGAGGTAATGGACACTATCCAGACACAGTTAAAGACGTCTGATCACTTTAAAGGCTATGTTGAAGTGTATAACTTTGAAGGAATTGAACCCAAAGCCCTTTGGGAAAGGCTTAAGTTTGGTATAAGTAATTTTTCAGAGTTAACAAATAAAGTAGACAAGATTGCGCTGGTTACAGACCAGAAGTGGTTTCAGAGTTTGTCGGAAATAATTTATAAAGTAATTCCAGGTATTGAACTAAAAAGCTTTTCACTGGAAGATGCGGGCAAGGCTAAATCTTGGCTAAATGAAACATAG